Proteins co-encoded in one Streptomyces sp. JH34 genomic window:
- a CDS encoding AAA family ATPase has protein sequence MTTRILPAVGDTDAARSVTTLLSQLPDAEPAAPVADSTQLIDTLARLAGESIEELPEVVLVHERIGPVPALELIREVSLRFPAVGVVLITADASPGLFAASMDAGARGLATLPLSYEELANRVQAAAQWSTGVRRHLGTGSDVFTGPGGTVVTVTGAKGGVGATVTAVQLALAAQASGHTAALVDLDLQTGDIAAYLDVQFRRSVVDLAAITDISPRVLSDAVFSHDTGLALLLAPGEGERGEEVSDRAARQIVSALRSRYEVVVIDCGSQMNGANAAAIEMADTAVLVTTPDVVAVRGAKRIVRMWDRLQIRKAEETVTLVNRLNRNTEIQPPLIQRITGTRMSGTAVPANFKELQGVVDSGRMHELDPRSTVKQALWALAGELGIVKPSQKTEARGGMLRGDRGSIGGRRRRGGTTSGGGRQ, from the coding sequence ATGACCACCAGAATCCTCCCGGCGGTCGGTGACACCGACGCGGCCAGGTCCGTGACCACCCTGCTCAGCCAGCTCCCCGACGCGGAGCCGGCCGCGCCGGTCGCCGACTCGACGCAGCTCATCGACACCCTCGCCCGGCTCGCCGGCGAGTCCATCGAGGAACTGCCCGAGGTCGTACTGGTCCACGAGCGGATCGGCCCGGTGCCCGCACTGGAGCTGATCCGGGAGGTCTCCCTGCGCTTCCCCGCCGTGGGCGTCGTGCTGATCACCGCCGACGCGAGCCCCGGGCTCTTCGCCGCGTCCATGGACGCGGGGGCGCGGGGCCTCGCGACCCTCCCCCTGAGCTACGAGGAGCTCGCCAACCGCGTCCAGGCCGCCGCGCAGTGGTCCACGGGCGTACGGCGCCACCTCGGGACGGGCAGCGACGTGTTCACCGGCCCCGGGGGCACCGTGGTCACGGTCACGGGGGCCAAGGGCGGAGTGGGGGCGACCGTCACAGCCGTGCAGCTGGCCCTGGCCGCGCAGGCGTCCGGGCACACCGCCGCACTCGTCGACCTCGACCTCCAGACGGGCGACATCGCGGCCTACCTCGACGTGCAGTTCCGGCGTTCCGTCGTCGATCTGGCAGCCATCACCGACATATCACCACGGGTCCTCTCCGACGCCGTGTTCTCGCACGACACCGGCCTGGCGCTGCTGCTGGCACCCGGGGAGGGCGAACGCGGCGAGGAGGTCAGCGACCGTGCGGCCCGCCAGATCGTCAGCGCCCTGCGTTCGCGCTACGAGGTCGTCGTCATCGACTGCGGAAGCCAGATGAACGGGGCCAACGCCGCGGCGATCGAGATGGCGGACACCGCAGTGCTGGTGACGACCCCGGACGTCGTCGCCGTGCGGGGCGCCAAGCGCATCGTGCGGATGTGGGACCGCCTCCAGATCCGCAAGGCCGAGGAGACGGTCACCCTCGTCAACCGCCTCAACCGCAACACGGAGATCCAGCCGCCGCTCATCCAGCGCATCACGGGGACCCGGATGTCGGGCACCGCGGTACCGGCGAACTTCAAGGAACTCCAGGGCGTGGTGGACTCGGGCCGGATGCACGAACTGGACCCACGCTCCACCGTGAAACAGGCCCTCTGGGCCCTGGCGGGAGAGCTCGGAATCGTGAAGCCTTCGCAGAAGACGGAGGCGCGCGGCGGCATGCTGCGCGGCGACCGGGGTTCGATCGGCGGCCGCAGGCGCAGGGGCGGCACCACCAGCGGGGGAGGCCGGCAGTGA
- the cpaB gene encoding Flp pilus assembly protein CpaB gives MNSRQRRGVILLLLSVLCAFGAFAGVLSVISDVNSKVGPEVDAYRLKDNVSPYTALSAKQFEKVSMPKRWLSENAVTDIDEINGKIAVTELREGSLMQSDMMVRSPELRPGEQEIAIMIDAATGVAGKIRPNDKVNIYATFEGERDGEAAQSKVIVSNAKVLDVGELTALEPKKDDRNQASEAVPITFALNTLDTQRVAYAESFAQHVRLALIAPGSDGVIRPGDRTYTLDKDK, from the coding sequence ATGAACTCCCGCCAGCGCCGCGGCGTGATACTCCTGCTCCTGTCGGTCCTGTGCGCCTTCGGAGCCTTCGCAGGGGTGCTCTCGGTGATCAGCGACGTCAACTCGAAGGTCGGACCCGAGGTCGACGCCTACCGGCTCAAGGACAACGTGTCCCCGTACACGGCCCTGTCCGCCAAGCAGTTCGAGAAGGTCTCCATGCCGAAACGCTGGCTGTCGGAGAACGCCGTCACGGACATCGACGAGATCAACGGCAAGATCGCCGTCACCGAACTGCGCGAGGGCTCCCTGATGCAGTCCGACATGATGGTCCGGAGCCCCGAACTGCGCCCGGGCGAGCAGGAGATCGCCATCATGATCGACGCGGCAACCGGCGTGGCCGGCAAGATCCGGCCCAACGACAAGGTGAACATCTACGCCACCTTCGAGGGCGAACGGGACGGCGAGGCGGCCCAGTCCAAGGTCATCGTCTCCAACGCCAAGGTCCTCGACGTCGGTGAACTGACCGCCCTGGAACCGAAGAAGGACGACAGGAACCAGGCCTCCGAGGCCGTGCCGATCACCTTCGCCCTCAACACCCTCGACACCCAGCGCGTGGCCTACGCGGAGTCCTTCGCGCAGCACGTGCGTCTCGCGCTGATCGCCCCGGGCAGCGACGGCGTCATCCGTCCGGGCGACCGGACCTACACGCTCGACAAGGACAAGTGA